One Candidatus Cloacimonadota bacterium genomic window carries:
- a CDS encoding YjbQ family protein, with product MLSYRKELWFNTAKRREYLNITPQVQNCLHESGIREGLCLVNAMHITASVFINDDESGLHQDFERWLEKLAPEKPHSQYAHNGFEDNADAHLKRQIMGREVVVAITDGKLDLGPWEQIFYGEYDGMRKKRVLVKIIGE from the coding sequence ATGCTGAGCTACCGTAAAGAGCTGTGGTTCAATACCGCAAAGCGCAGGGAATATCTGAATATCACCCCTCAGGTGCAGAATTGCCTGCACGAAAGCGGCATCCGAGAAGGACTCTGCCTGGTGAACGCCATGCACATCACCGCTTCGGTGTTTATAAACGACGACGAAAGCGGTTTGCACCAGGATTTTGAGCGCTGGCTGGAAAAACTGGCTCCGGAGAAACCACATTCGCAATATGCCCACAATGGATTTGAGGATAATGCCGACGCGCATCTCAAACGCCAAATCATGGGTCGCGAAGTGGTGGTGGCCATCACAGACGGAAAACTGGACCTGGGCCCTTGGGAGCAAATCTTCTATGGAGAATATGACGGCATGCGCAAAAAGCGTGTGCTGGTGAAAATAATCGGTGAATAA